The window TGTGCTGCACCTCTATATAGTCCGGTATAGTGGTCCCTGACTTTACGGTTTTTCTTGCTGTCATCGAAGGGTTTTAGCcagatatggcattttgatgcctcaTCATGTTCTCTTTTTAGGATCTCTGTTAGGGGCTTCATGTCCTGCTGTGGGTATGTATTATATAACCTCTTTACCTCATCCTCTAGGTGGTTCACGAAGTGGGTGACGCAATCCTTGCCGCGTTAGGGGATCTGGTACATCCCCATAGACGAATGTGCTATAGGTACACCATCCAGATGGTACGTACTTGCTCAGCTTTTTAGTCTTGGTCTCTCTGACATTCTCTTCCATTGGTATTATTAAGCTTTAAAAAACGGCATATATTGCAAAGGGTACTTTGAATTGTTGCTGGCCATCCCTATAATATAACCATTTTTCGGCCTCTGTTGGCATTGTCATCTTGACTGCAGAGTGGTCCTTGTAGTACCTGTAATGCTTGTCCCTCGCCTCGATTGTGGGGAATACCTAGAGCAGTTTAAGAAAAGTGCATTTTTGCAGTATTTTTTGAGTTCTCAATACCCAGGAGCCCTGAGAGGCTTTTGATGGCCGCGTAGTGATTTTTCTTGCCATCAGTGATGTACAGTAGATTCACCTGCTTGCCACGCCCGTTATGCGTTGATCACGTAGGATGTTGATCCTCTTTCCATCTATATACAGGACGTTCACCGCAATCTCCTTGTTATTATCCTTGAACTTTGATATATCCTTAATACTTGTCGGAAACTCTATACCTTCCCAATTATATTGGACTGCGTAGGGTCTCAGCTTGCTTATTCTTTGTGGGTCCTTTTCAATTTCCTCATGATGCAAGGATGCTATAACAGCCCATTTGAAGCACTCCtcatctttattttttagaataataATGCCCTTCTTGGAGGCTATCCATTTAGGTGCTTGTATATATGATGAACCTCTTGTTAGTCTAAATTTGTGAAAATCTACATCAAGGTGTAGTATTCGCCCGATCGTAAAGCCACTTTTGGGGAATGCCAGGTTTTCCACATGTGTTTTCACCTGAGCGAACATGCTGGATAGGATGTCATCTACGTTGCTACCCTGGAACACTGAGGCCATATTACTATGGAAGGCCTTATTCGCCTCCTCATATTCTTTGGTTCCCTCTATCGGCTTTCTCCAATGTATCCATAGTGACAGTTGTATCTTCGCCGACCCCATATCCTCTACCTGTCCCACAACTAAGGTTTTCACGTTGGGTCGCACCATCCCGATATACCCGTCAACGTCAGCACCTCCTATACCAGGAATTCGGAAACTCCGGAAGGTCCTGGCTGTTCATGTGGATAGTCCTCGTTAGCCTCCTGTTCGACTTCATCATGTAGTGTAGGTCTTGTATTTGCTACCCTGCCATAGAGCTCCATCACCCTGCGTTTGAATGTTGCATAATTACTCACGACCCCTTTGGGATGGCATCAACCAGCCAGTTATACCATTCCTGCATCTTGGATTTTACGATTGATCGATTTTTCGACATCTCTTGGGTCTCAAATATATCCATGGCCTCCGGCGTTGGTAATATGGTTACGGCCTTACAGGCCTTCGTTGTCCAGCCCATCTTGATGGCCTCTGTGGTACGTCCAATAAGCTAATTAATTCAGCTTTACGTAGTCTACAATACCCTGTTAAACCACGACTTTATATCACGtaatatcacgtaattgtttgacAGTTTTTGATTccattctctttttcttttacgGTTTTTAACAAGTTCAGGGGATTTTGAGATACTCAAAAACTAACGCATCTTTTGAGTACACATTGATGATATTAGTATCATTAGGGAATTACCCTTTTTACTCATTGCTGTATGATAGGGAAATTCCCCTGTATGTGCGTTGATTGTTAGGAAATTGCGCTAGAATAATTTTAGGATCTTTTATTctacttttgatgacgtcatctgaaTACTAGGTCTTATGTAGATTAATATGGAATGGTATCGGATTGTGCTGGATTAATAGGGACTAGGTCTTGGATGATGCGGTGATTAATATGGAATGGTCTTGGATGGTACCGGATGGTACTAGATTTGTTGTGTTTGACCGTGTGCGCACGCGACTGCGCTATTACAGACATTTATCCATCTCTACATTAGGCAATTTTACTaatctttaaatgaaaagttcCAATCCAATCAACAAAGGTGTTGACAATTTCCGAATCTGGTCAAATCATACCAAAAGTGTTGTTTTAAAGGATGTAATTGACGCAAGTCCAAGAAAAACTAAACCACAGTTTCTAGTCCTAGACATAATCAAAAACACATGCAGGAAATGTCATAATATTATATGTTGTTTACTCCCACTCTTCGAGGTATGTCTGGAGATAATAGTGTTTGCCTTGCTTATAGATGCCGGCGGGCTTGATGATAGCCTTGCATTCGCAGCTGTCCTCCGGTACCTTTTTCTTGTGGTAATTGGTTTTAATTCTACCCTCTCACTCCTTCAGCTTGGTATTTAGATATCGTCCTTTTTTCAAGGGAGTAGTAGTGAAGCGATGACCCTCGAGGGACTCCACCTTGGTCAGTATTTCTTCATATTTTTCCAGCCATTCTGGGCGGTTGGTGAGATCAAATGACATGGTGAGAGCGGAACCCTCTGAGTAACGCGAGGCACCATTGGAATATATCTTTTTGGGTGTCTTGATCAGTAAAGGAGCTAGCTTGTCACCATTTTTATAGGCAATCACTCTTAACACGATATTTTCAGCGTTTACTTCTTCGATATTTAATGGTTTCGCTTTGGTATAAAATTCCCTTGATTTAACAATCTCGTTACTGAGTTTGAACATCCTTTTATTTGTGGACACTAGACTTCAACTAGGGTTTAGTACAGGGACAGCTTCCATCATTATACGTGATGTACTCTTAACACAGCATTCTACGCTTTATCATGAGTCTACGACCACAGCTGCACCTATCATATACATCAAGTACTCGTTCACAGTCGTGGCACTGTTCCATTTATCTTACAACCCGAGGGTTGTAAGATAGTCAGCGATCTCATCTAATCAACTCCCACGTGGACCCCCAGGGGAACATATCCTGGGTCTTGAAATGGTCCGGCACATGCTCGAACATCCGGGGGCTTCTTCCAACAGCCTCAGCGCACATTTCTAGGGTCTTGAATTGATTCGGACCAAGCTCGAGCAGCCAGGGGTACCTTTGAACCGCTCCggtacacatttcctgggtcttggaATGGTCTGAAACATATTCGAGCAGATTGGGGTGCTCCCGGAGCGCCCCggtacacatttcctgtgtcttgaTATGGTCAGGGACACGATATAGCAGACAGGGATCATCTTGAACCGCTCCGGCACATTTCTTGCGTCTTGAAGTATTCTGGAACAAGCTCGAGCAGCCAGGGGTGCTCCAGAACTACCATTGCGCACATTTCTTGCGTCTTGAAATGGTCCGGAATATATTTGAACAGCCAAGGTTTCTCTTCCACAGCCATgttgcacatttcctgggtcatGGAATGGTTTGGAATATCATCAAACACCCGGGGATCCTCTTCAAACGCCCTGGCGCACATTTCATGGGTCTTGAAATGGTCTGGAACATATTGTAGCACCCCAGGGTGATTTTGAACCGCTCTGGCGCACATTTCTATGGTCTTGAAATAGTCTGGAACATATTCGAGCAGCGAGGGCACCCATTCAAGCACCCTGGTGCACATTTCCTGAGTCTTTAATAGTCTGGAACATATCTGAATAGCCAGGGGTCCACTTGAAGCGCCCCGGTACACATTTTCTGTGTCTTAAATCGATCAGGAATACTTTGaaaccaactcatctttattataagtAGAGCTCAACTTCAAAACACTGGTCCTCGATTATGAGACTTTCCCCTACTCGATTGCGCATGCtcaaaattttgttgatgtcagcattattccccATTCTCGAGTGCGCATGCTCGAGATTTTATCGGTATTTCCGGAATTGTCGTATTTATCGGATTTGCCGGAATTGCCGAGAGAGAGGATTTCGGGAATTCCCTTGTCGTCCAtcgactgcgctagaacatacattttactATCTCTACTtgaacagtttaaaaaattaaagtcaTGTTATAGGATTTATATAACTTTGACTATTTCAGGTGCATTTATACTTACTCatgcatttaaaaagaaattgtaaCAGACATTAAATCGGCAAGGTGTCCACAGCAAATTTTGAAATTCACAGCAGACTTAAGATGTAAAGCTCTTAGTTAGATCCAAACTCCCATAATGTGCTAATTGCCGCTGACGTCAACATGACtacttttttcaaatttcgGGACCTTTGTGTGGCCTGCCAGCAGTAAAAAAACCGCGAGATGACGCTTCTTACCAACTTTGTCTATCATATTTTGGGACTATCAGTCATtgataaattgatgaaaaaatcGTGATTAATTATAAATCTTTACATGGTAATTTAATCTACGACAAAGACTTATCCAAGCATTACGAGAAGATAAATAAATTACTTCAGAAtagcttttaaagaaaaaaacaaataaaaatcaataatGAAAGTCAACAAATATGACAAAATTGGATTTATATGTCATGCACTTTATGAAATGTTAGGCTAAGACTATAGTTTAATCAAGCATAGTTGGCAAGCAaactaaattaatttcttttttgactTTCGAATTTGAAGACGAAAAAAATCTCATCCGCATAATGCaactaaaaagtttaaaaaaattataaatattaagAACACTGCAAATGTTTATGTGAATTACTACAAACAACACGTTGAACTTAGGTCGCGTATTTTAGGTCTTTAACcaagtatagctagctatctagtaGTTAGTTAGATAACTTGTTAAAGGCAGTATTAATTCCgtaaaaagaaataatgaacACTTTATAggaatgtaaaataaaaataatactcaAACATGTTTAGTAACTTTCTTAAGTTTTTCAAGTTTCCACGACAATATTAACATGATTCATTGAAACGTAGCTATATTCATCTTTCGAATTATCGTTAGATACGTTCCATAGTTTACACAGCCAACTTAAACCTTGtacgttttttattgttttcgaAGCGATTCAATACATCTGTGAAGCATCACCCAAAATAAACATTGCTGAGCACTGTTTCATAATTCTCTTTTTTCATTCACAACATGTCATTGTTACAAATTTAGATTTAAACTTATGTACAATACGTAATCTAGCGTATGCAAACAAAGCCCGCCCATTTTAACATGACAGAAGAATATTTAGCGAAATGGACCAATAAAAATAGAACTCAAACTTTGTGTAAATCAATATGTAACTAAATAATGATTTTATAAGTATATAAAATTGTATTTAATCAATTTGTTATATTAAAGAacaaatagaaaatatttttttatttgtaagcAAATATTGCATTACTTTTGACGACAATATATCCTCTGTATAGTCAGCGAAAATATATCTCAAATATCTTATAAGTGAAAGCAGTGAATCCTTCATTTGAAATCAGTcgttaaaaaaacagttttctgggcatattttactgtgttgttgGATATATCAGGTAAGCCAGAGATTTAGTTTGAAACTTTTTCGGCTTTTAGCCCATAGTCTATTTTAGTCCATTTTAAATTGGTTTTGTGTAACATGATGTGAAACTTTGCTTCGAAAGGCTAAAAATGACGGGGTAACAGAAATAAAAGTATAGAAGCAAGAAattttaaactgaaaaaaacatgtCATTTCTAAAATACAAGTGAGCTGTCCGAACTTTTAGATACAAGTCATGCAAAccctgaaataaaatttttgtctgaagttaaaaatagtttctcacaaattaaataaaaaaggtgTTGTTCCGACTCTACCAGCGGCGCACCCCACAACGACTCGTAAACCTTTGCTATAAACAGCCTTAATCCCTTTTTGTTGACTATTAAACGTATTTGTACACAAAAGAGTAATCAATCTTAATGTTTCTGTAAATTTTCAACGCGTTTTATCTTCAATAGTTCAAGTTTTGGTGGCATTACTGTCGCGGTGTAATACTTCCTAATGTATAACTTCAAACATAATTCTTTATTAAATTCTTAGTGAGGATTGTAAATACTAACAAGAAAACCGTCCAGTTTGATCACACAATCGTATTGTACACATACTTTATACTTAAATATTGTATTGATTATGTTTGTATATCTTGTATCTATGGTAACGTTCTTGTTTATATAGACCtgttgaataatttttattttacttaaaaatggtgTATGACATTCGAAACGtcgtaaaatgttgttttaatttgtacaCGTACACATGGATGTCCAAGTTTTATCATAAAATATTGTCAATCGAATTTCTAATGTCTcatgtaaaaacaacaagaactgaAGCGGTTTGGACACCCACACGACACTATGatgataaataattaaaatgtatttattcaaatataaaatatacaatgatAAAATTTGGTATAAAATATTAAGGCACAAACTTAGAGAAAGAGATGATGATAAATTGAATCATATTAAAAGTTGTGACTATTTTTCGATAACTTAGATATGGCTGGAGAGCATTCAACTCGAGTCAATTTCAAACATTATAACATTGTCAACATACAGTAAATCAAAACAATCATTTCAAAACAATGAACACCCTCATTTGATGCGAGATATCTCGAAATTCGAATAGAATATATATCTACTAGTTTCATTATTTTGGGTATAGTATATAAAGATACATGAtaataagaaaacaacaacaaaaaacgctGCTACACgcaaaaaaacaatacataaacaaaaaattttggtcAATATAGCGCGCTATTTGTGGTGGCCTTGATTTTGATACTATTTGCACCCCTTTCAACTTTTCGTTACCACCATGACAGAACGCAGCCCATACCAAATCACACATTTCTACGAATGTGTGAAATAAATTCAGGAAGTGTATCCTGGAGGGAGCATGTATATATAACTTGTGGTGAATTAATCGTCATTAAGTTATTAACATTAAGTTATACTATAACAAAGATTTTTATTCATGCTTAAAAATTGCTCTCTACGTGAAATTTTTCTGGATACGGCTTGCTAGCTGAGGCGCAACTTTCTCTGACTGGGTCCATCACAGCGGCACGTATGGATCTAATCAAATACTATAATAACTAATTATGCAAGAATTTAGGCTTTAGGCTTGTGGTATTACTAGCTACTTTCTTGGAGAAAAAAGGAAATCAATATGTAAGAGATGTAAGATcataattaaaaagaaatttttctttAGCAAACGACTTAAtggaataaaaaattgtttagaatGAAAATAATTCATGCTCCCTATTactttcattatttttaatttgatttttttctggttgagtaaatattgcttttatttatttcttgcaGATTAAGTATGGACAAAACAAGTATCCTGTTTACGCTGTTGCTGACTTTTATGGTCGCTGGTTTCGAAGCGTCATTGAACGGGTGCAAATGCGAGAAAGATTTTGCTCAATGTATGTCCTCACATTTCACATTCGAACAATTCATCATTTGCAGAAGAGCAAAAAACATGTGCATAAAATCATGTGACTATTCTCTTAAGCGTCGTTTTATACGAAGCATTCACGCAAGTCAGGAAACATACGGTCGTTGCTTTGCGAAATGTCAACTTGGTAGTGCTCTTTGCTTGGTTGCTAGGCAACAAGTTAAATTTTGTGCAAAGGAGAAATTTTCTGTATGCCTTTCATCGTGTTATTAAGGGTTTTTCAATTTACCCTGGGAAATCCAAGATATAATGTTCGCTATCTAAGCAAGTAGATGCGAGTATCGACGGGCAAATTCCCTTCTTCTTGCTTACTATATTTCTAATTTTGACGATCGCTgactaaaatcttaaaaaaaacagctGCAATGACTGCATTTACAGAATCAAAAGTGATACTTTAGTCGTTCATAGAGAAATAGAGAGTAATAAATCTACAATCTACTTAGCGTGCA is drawn from Hydractinia symbiolongicarpus strain clone_291-10 chromosome 8, HSymV2.1, whole genome shotgun sequence and contains these coding sequences:
- the LOC130655334 gene encoding uncharacterized protein LOC130655334; protein product: MDKTSILFTLLLTFMVAGFEASLNGCKCEKDFAQCMSSHFTFEQFIICRRAKNMCIKSCDYSLKRRFIRSIHASQETYGRCFAKCQLGSALCLVARQQVKFCAKEKFSVCLSSCY